The Polypterus senegalus isolate Bchr_013 chromosome 1, ASM1683550v1, whole genome shotgun sequence genome includes a window with the following:
- the LOC120537280 gene encoding platelet glycoprotein V-like — MVMFHLSASLHRCDMWILLSLLLLAFGSCQSECPINCSCNDEGMVRCLDGSLVSVPAALPPNTTVLLITNSQVQELAAHSFNGLTTLCRLQLSGNKIKSIAPEAFTPLPDLLSLKLSANQLTWLPRGVFDSLAQLKQLFLNKNDLYCLPPGIFWSMVHLIEIDLSSNHFSAFDEGIFANLSRLRVLNLGRNQLKSLPVNIFRPLSQLHELLLFSNQLEDIQANTFKTLRNLVELKLHSNLIRRLPPELFHCMPHLVNLTLSKNRLEELPPQTFFHLANLTQLTIFENPLRELPPLLFGSMPHMKEFFLSSTDLPTIPTHVFNNMSGLEQLYITLNKRLTVLPKESFRGLSQLKHLKLHTNSLETLEEQLLAPLVNLQTLILHDNQLRSLPSNILQGLSKLTTIDLSNNMLPTLPKELLDSATALQDVQLVGNPWVCNCSILGFTFWLQTHQDKVRKISALSCSSSGPLHGEVLLKVPMRLVCRVVYSGPKPPAKAPTSTVGLSVPSSSTLFYTPTHKLGATTPLYSSASLMSTLRSGNGKTLQTILSTRSHSQFHSRAPAGLPSWRGAVDVSQRGLLLWVFPVKVPYGHLYLFVYVFLAVFQFVLLVGAIYILCKILQLRHQLRWHLRPVILISVRCKNRE; from the exons ATGGTTATGTTTCATCTTTCAGCTTCACTCCACCG GTGTGACATGTGGATTTTGCTCAGCCTTCTTCTGCTTGCCTTTGGTTCCTGTCAATCTGAATGCCCCATAAACTGTAGTTGTAATGATGAGGGCATGGTTCGCTGTCTGGATGGCAGCCTTGTCAGCGTGCCAGCTGCTCTGCCGCCCAATACTACCGTTCTTTTGATTACAAACTCTCAGGTTCAGGAATTGGCCGCTCACAGCTTCAACGGCTTGACCACTCTTTGCCGTCTGCAGCTAAGTGGTAATAAGATAAAAAGTATCGCCCCCGAGGCTTTCACTCCTCTGCCTGATCTCCTTTCTCTTAAACTGTCCGCAAACCAGCTGACTTGGCTTCCACGAGGAGTTTTTGACAGTCTGGCCCAGCTGAAGCAGCTCTTCCTCAATAAAAATGACCTCTACTGCTTACCACCTGGTATCTTTTGGTCCATGGTCCACCTGATTGAGATTGACCTGAGCTCCAACCATTTCTCTGCCTTTGATGAGGGCATATTTGCAAATCTGAGCAGGCTCAGGGTCCTTAACTTAGGCAGAAATCAGTTGAAGAGTCTCCCTGTCAACATTTTCAGGCCATTGTCCCAGCTTCATGAACTGCTGCTCTTTAGTAACCAGCTGGAGGACATTCAGGCCAACACATTCAAAACTCTAAGGAACCTGGTGGAGCTGAAACTGCACAGCAACCTGATTCGAAGACTTCCTCCTGAGCTCTTCCATTGCATGCCTCATCTAGTGAACCTAACACTGTCAAAAAATCGGCTGGAGGAGCTGCCCCCACAGACCTTCTTTCACTTGGCTAACCTGACACAACTGACCATTTTTGAAAATCCTCTGCGTGAGTTGCCACCCTTGCTCTTTGGCAGTATGCCTCATATGAAGGAATTCTTTCTGTCGAGCACAGACCTTCCCACCATACCTACCCATgtgtttaacaacatgtctgGTCTGGAGCAACTCTACATCACCCTCAACAAAAGACTCACAGTTTTGCCAAAGGAGTCCTTCAGGGGGTTGAGCCAGCTGAAGCACCTGAAGCTGCACACCAACTCCCTTGAGACTCTCGAGGAGCAGCTGCTTGCCCCGTTGGTCAACCTGCAGACCCTTATTTTGCATGACAATCAGCTGCGTTCCCTACCCAGTAATATTTTACAGGGTTTGTCTAAGCTCACAACCATTGACCTGAGCAACAACATGCTGCCCACTCTTCCTAAGGAGCTCCTGGACTCTGCCACTGCGTTGCAGGATGTTCAGCTGGTGGGCAACCCCTGGGTTTGTAATTGTAGCATACTGGGATTCACCTTCTGGCTTCAAACTCATCAGGACAAAGTCCGCAAAATTAGTGCTCTCTCCTGCTCATCGTCAGGACCACTCCATGGAGAAGTTCTGCTTAAAGTACCAATGCGGCTTGTCTGCAGAGTTGTGTACAGTGGCCCCAAGCCCCCAGCAAAGGCCCCTACTTCCACAGTAGGGCTGAGTGTTCCCAGCAGTAGCACACTCTTCTATACGCCTACACACAAGTTGGGAGCCACCACTCCCTTGTACTCATCTGCTTCTTTGATGTCAACTCTTCGCAGTGGTAATGGGAAGACTCTTCAAACAATATTATCTACTAGGAGCCATAGCCAATTCCACAGTCGAGCACCAGCTGGTCTGCCATCATGGAGAGGGGCCGTGGATGTTTCTCAACGGGGCCTGCTGCTGTGGGTTTTTCCAGTGAAAGTTCCCTATGGCCACCTCTACTTGTTTGTCTATGTGTTTCTTGCTGTCTTTCAGTTTGTCCTTCTGGTAGGTGCCATCTACATATTGTGCAAAATCCTGCAGCTCCGACATCAACTGAGGTGGCACCTGAGGCCAGTCATTCTCATAAGTGTCAGGTGCAAAAACAGAGAGTGA